Below is a window of Candidatus Obscuribacter sp. DNA.
CAGACGCTCTTCGGAAAATCTCAGGAATGTCAGAAATGCCACCACTGTATTCAGGTCTGTCGAGGACATCAATGAGGGTTCGCTCAACGCTGGCGACTCGCATATCTGGAGCCTTTGAACTATTTTGAAAACCGATGAAATTGCTGGCACTAATGTGAACGTAGTCGATCCTAACCGGCGGACCCTCGTGGATTCTTCCCCGCTTTTTGGTAGCCACAGTCACCGATTGGAAAACCTGTGTCGTCAACCCGTGATATTCAGCTGCTGAGCCAAAAGCTATAAAGCCATCCTTGCTGAGCTGTCCTGCTGCAACGAATTTATCTGCCGCCGGGTAAGGATCTAATCCGGTTCGTGCAGGCTGGAGCTGATATTTTCCTGGGCCTATCCGAACTAACCAGCCGGTCTCAACTAGCCGCGCGATCATTTTGCGCGCATATGAGGCAGTAATTTTGTAGAAGTCGACAAAATCACTGGTTGTAAGTATTTGGCGATTGTCTTCCTCTGCTTGCAGGATGATTTTGGACAGAACCGGACTTAGGCGCCGACCTGTCTCTCTAAAGCTTGGGGTGTCATCATGTGTCATCATCATTGTTAAATTAGCGTCTATTTCGCTACCAGGTTTGTATCGATTCGAGATGGGTTTTAAGTATGCTTAGATAATAGCATAAAACGCTACGGATATGGTAGCGTTTCGTGCGTTTGTGTAAGTGAAAAGTAAGGCGATTCCCTATAATCACGAGGGGCAATTGACGCTCGCTTGAATCAAGATTCGTCACCGCTGATCTTTGGCAAAATATCTAAAGTGCCCTAAGATTTAGATTTGAGGGACATCTTCTCCATCAGCAAGATGGCTTGTTCTGTAGCATCTTTGACCGCGGAGATATTTACTCTTTGATAGATCTGCGCGGCCTGCAGACTCTTGTGACCGAGGGCTGACATGACTGTCGCTGTATTTGATTGGTTCATCGACATGTAGCTGCCGAGCGAGCGACGGAGATCATGTATGCGCAGGTCTGGTACACCTGCTGCCACTCTTATCCTGCTCCACATTTTCTTGGGCTCCTGGATATGTTTGTTTGTTGGCTGGTGCGGCCTGCCTCCAGGGAAGACCCATGGATTTAATTCTCTTTGCTTTTCTCTTCTGATCAATATTTCGAGGGCTGGCTGGGATAGCGCGATGTTTAGTGCCGATCCATTTTTTGACTTGGGAATAATCCAGGATGAAAGATCCAGATGCACATGCTCCCAGCGCATTGTTTTGACATTGCCGCTACGAGCACCGGTATACAAGCAAATCAAAAAGAAGTCGCGCATACGATCATCGCCACAGTTGTTGATTGCCTCCATCAATGGTGCAAATTCATGAGGCTGAATGATTCTGGTTCTTGATTCGACTTCAAAGCGATCTACATCAATGGCTGGATTTTCTTTGAGAAACTTTTTTTTGACACCGTAAGAGAGAATAGCTTTGATGTCATCCAGGGCTCGATTGGCGCGGTGATGGTGTTTGCCCTGGGCAAGTGCGTTTATACGCATCTGGATGACGGTGCTGTCTAGTTTAGATAGAGGCAAGCTGAGTTCTGGTTCAAATCTTCGTTCTACTGCTTTCTTCATTTCTTCCCAGGTCTTTACGCGACCTTCTGCATATTGCTCAAAATAAAAGTCAGATAGTTCTTTTAGAGTGAGTTCTTGGCGTTGTTGTTCTCTCGCTTTGGTAAAGCGGACTCCTTCGACCAGGAGTGCATTGAGCTTGATCGCCTCTTCACGTGCCTGCTCAACGGTCATATAGGGAAATTCACCCAGCTTGACCACTTCGTCCTTGTAATTGACCGTTTTTCTATATCTAAAGACCTTGTTGCCTGAAGGTAGTACTTCCAGTAGCAGCCCCTTGAACTTAAGGTCGTAGTAGCGCAC
It encodes the following:
- a CDS encoding site-specific integrase; translation: MSDKQFVFTTTLLEKLESSEKRVRYYDLKFKGLLLEVLPSGNKVFRYRKTVNYKDEVVKLGEFPYMTVEQAREEAIKLNALLVEGVRFTKAREQQRQELTLKELSDFYFEQYAEGRVKTWEEMKKAVERRFEPELSLPLSKLDSTVIQMRINALAQGKHHHRANRALDDIKAILSYGVKKKFLKENPAIDVDRFEVESRTRIIQPHEFAPLMEAINNCGDDRMRDFFLICLYTGARSGNVKTMRWEHVHLDLSSWIIPKSKNGSALNIALSQPALEILIRREKQRELNPWVFPGGRPHQPTNKHIQEPKKMWSRIRVAAGVPDLRIHDLRRSLGSYMSMNQSNTATVMSALGHKSLQAAQIYQRVNISAVKDATEQAILLMEKMSLKSKS
- a CDS encoding type IV toxin-antitoxin system AbiEi family antitoxin domain-containing protein: MMMTHDDTPSFRETGRRLSPVLSKIILQAEEDNRQILTTSDFVDFYKITASYARKMIARLVETGWLVRIGPGKYQLQPARTGLDPYPAADKFVAAGQLSKDGFIAFGSAAEYHGLTTQVFQSVTVATKKRGRIHEGPPVRIDYVHISASNFIGFQNSSKAPDMRVASVERTLIDVLDRPEYSGGISDIPEIFRRASARASVQKIIDLLPSYRSKSLVQRVGFMLEAFGYKLTHEQEQELQTWSAGNVAYLFTPGHSGTDTRSRYSSNWRLVINAPGFLSGGNSE